A stretch of the Gracilinanus agilis isolate LMUSP501 chromosome 4, AgileGrace, whole genome shotgun sequence genome encodes the following:
- the EXTL2 gene encoding exostosin-like 2, with the protein MMRCYHICKLPGRVMGIRLLRFSSIIILVLLLVAGALTTLLPNIKDDKMPTSRREAKPQSQSALDSFTLIMQTYNRTDLLLRLLNHYQAVPHLHKVIVVWNNIGEKVPEDLWNALGPHPVPVIFKIQTVNRMRNRLQTFPELETKAVLMVDDDMLISAHDLVFAFSVWQQFPDQIVGFVPRKHVPTASGVYSYGGFELQIPGFGNGDQYSMVLIGASFFNRKYLEHFQRQPATVHALIDETQNCDDIAMNFMVSKHIGKTSGVFVKPVEMGNLEKETSSGYSGMWHRADHFLQRSYCINKLVKIYDSMPLKYSNIMISQFGFPYYANHKSKM; encoded by the exons ATGATGAG GTGTTACCACATCTGCAAACTTCCTGGGAGAGTGATGGGAATCCGATTGCTCCGGTTTTCTTCCATCATCATCCTTGTGTTACTACTGGTGGCAGGTGCTTTGACTACCTTGCTTCCTAACATAAAAGACGATAAAATGCCCACTTCTCGCAGGGAAGCAAAACCCCAGAGCCAGTCTGCCCTGGATTCCTTTACTCTCATCATGCAGACGTACAACAGAACGGATCTGTTGCTGAGGCTTTTAAATCATTACCAGGCGGTGCCTCATCTGCACAAAGTGATTGTTGTCTGGAACAACATTGGGGAGAAGGTGCCAGAGGACTTGTGGAATGCCCTTGGGCCTCATCCTGTCCCTGTGATTTTCAAAATACAGACTGTGAACAGAATGAGAAATAGACTCCAGACTTTTccagaattggaaaccaaag CTGTCTTAATGGTGGATGATGACATGCTAATTAGCGCTCATGACCTCGTTTTTGCATTCTCTGTTTGGCAG CAATTTCCTGATCAGATTGTAGGATTTGTCCCTAGAAAGCACGTCCCCACTGCTTCGGGTGTTTACAGTTATGGCGGTTTTGAGCTGCAAATACCGGGATTTGGAAACGGGGACCAGTACTCCATGGTGCTGATTGGAGCATCATTCTTTAACCGCAAATACCTCGAACACTTCCAGAGACAACCAGCGACTGTCCACGCACTGATAGATGAGACACAGAATTGTGATGATATCGCCATGAATTTCATGGTCTCCAAGCACATTGGGAAGACTTCTGGGGTATTTGTCAAGCCTGTAGAAATGGGCAATTTAGAAAAAGAGACCAGCAGTGGCTATTCTGGAATGTGGCACCGGGCAGATCACTTCCTGCAGAGGTCTTATTGTATAAATAAGCTTGTGAAGATCTATGACAGCATGCCC